The Athene noctua chromosome 13, bAthNoc1.hap1.1, whole genome shotgun sequence genome has a segment encoding these proteins:
- the TSPAN3 gene encoding tetraspanin-3 isoform X1, producing the protein MGQCGITSSKTVLVFLNLIFWAAAGILCYVGAYVFITYDDYDHFFEDVYTLIPAVIIIAVGTLLFIIGLIGCCATIRESRCGLATFVIILLLVFITEVVVVVLGYIYRAKVEDEVDHSIRKVYNGYNGTNPDAASRAIDYVQRQLRCCGIHNYSDWENTVWFKQTKNNSVPLSCCKAALSNCTGSLTHPMDLYSEGCEALVVKKLQEIMMYVIWAALAFAAIQLLGMLCACIVLCRRSRDPAYELLITGGTYA; encoded by the exons ATGGGGCAGTGCGGCATCACCTCCTCCAAAACCGTCCTGGTCTTCCTTAACCTTATCTTCTGG GCAGCAGCAGGCATACTGTGCTACGTGGGAGCCTATGTGTTCATCACGTATGATGACTATGATCACTTCTTTGAAGATGTCTACACACTAATTCCAGCAGTTATTATCATAGCTGTGGGAACACTTCTTTTTATTATTGGACTTATTGGGTGCTGTGCCACAATTCGAGAAAGTCGCTGTGGACTTGCTACG TTTGTGATCATCTTGCTCTTGGTTTTTATCACTGAAGTTGTGGTCGTGGTTCTTGGCTACATCTACAGAGCAAAG GTGGAGGATGAAGTTGATCACAGCATTCGGAAAGTATACAATGGGTACAATGGGACAAATCCTGATGCAGCCAGTCGTGCTATTGACTATGTACAGAGGCAG CTGCGCTGCTGTGGGATCCATAACTATTCAGACTGGGAGAATACTGTCTGGttcaaacaaactaaaaataacagTGTGCCACTTAGCTGTTGCAAAGCAGCCCTCAGCAATTGTACTGGCAGTTTGACCCACCCAATGGACCTTTATTCTGAG GGGTGTGAGGCTCTGGTTGTAAAGAAGCTTCAGGAGATCATGATGTATGTCATCTGGGCAGCACTAGCGTTTGCTGCTATTCAG ctTCTGGGCATGTTGTGTGCCTGTATAGTACTATGTAGGAGGAGTCGGGATCCTGCCTACGAACTGCTCATCACTGGCGGAACCTATGCCTAG
- the TSPAN3 gene encoding tetraspanin-3 isoform X2, with protein sequence MGQCGITSSKTVLVFLNLIFWAAAGILCYVGAYVFITYDDYDHFFEDVYTLIPAVIIIAVGTLLFIIGLIGCCATIRESRCGLATVEDEVDHSIRKVYNGYNGTNPDAASRAIDYVQRQLRCCGIHNYSDWENTVWFKQTKNNSVPLSCCKAALSNCTGSLTHPMDLYSEGCEALVVKKLQEIMMYVIWAALAFAAIQLLGMLCACIVLCRRSRDPAYELLITGGTYA encoded by the exons ATGGGGCAGTGCGGCATCACCTCCTCCAAAACCGTCCTGGTCTTCCTTAACCTTATCTTCTGG GCAGCAGCAGGCATACTGTGCTACGTGGGAGCCTATGTGTTCATCACGTATGATGACTATGATCACTTCTTTGAAGATGTCTACACACTAATTCCAGCAGTTATTATCATAGCTGTGGGAACACTTCTTTTTATTATTGGACTTATTGGGTGCTGTGCCACAATTCGAGAAAGTCGCTGTGGACTTGCTACG GTGGAGGATGAAGTTGATCACAGCATTCGGAAAGTATACAATGGGTACAATGGGACAAATCCTGATGCAGCCAGTCGTGCTATTGACTATGTACAGAGGCAG CTGCGCTGCTGTGGGATCCATAACTATTCAGACTGGGAGAATACTGTCTGGttcaaacaaactaaaaataacagTGTGCCACTTAGCTGTTGCAAAGCAGCCCTCAGCAATTGTACTGGCAGTTTGACCCACCCAATGGACCTTTATTCTGAG GGGTGTGAGGCTCTGGTTGTAAAGAAGCTTCAGGAGATCATGATGTATGTCATCTGGGCAGCACTAGCGTTTGCTGCTATTCAG ctTCTGGGCATGTTGTGTGCCTGTATAGTACTATGTAGGAGGAGTCGGGATCCTGCCTACGAACTGCTCATCACTGGCGGAACCTATGCCTAG